The genomic region ctctttctaatattttcctgcgttttgtttaaaatcagtaacaatttcaagaaaaacttCTTACAGTTTGAAATTAGTAAAGTTTGTATTATAAACTATCATTTCGAATTTGTGACATAGTTtaacttgtttgtttaataGTTTCACAAATTACCTCGCGGATGAAGTGCTTTTTGTAttccattttctttgcttttcagTTGATCGTGATTTACAATATTATGGATATTTACAATAAAGTCGTAAATCGAACGTCGTCCTGTTTTGGGTAtctcttttgttttcatgtaATTGGTTTTCCCCAAAAGTCAATTTTCGCCGTTTGTTGCCCGTTTGGCGTCAAAGCGTCTCCATCGATAGCAAGCCTCAGCGAAGCCGGTCGCTGGTAAGAGATTGAATTATGCAAACGACCACTTTAGATACAATTTATGGAtcgtttttgagttttttggtttcttcctcGCAATCACTCTGACGAAGCTGAAACCGGCATGCGGATATccatataaatttaattataatttatcGTAAACATTTTCCGCCCGCCTTGAGCGATCGGCGATCCTATTACCATTGCTGATGATTGATTAGACGAAGCGtgtttcaaaacgaaaaataaagatgCACATGCATataaacttaaaaatattagCCAGCGTAAAATTTTTGGATGAAAATCTTATTGCCGTCCGGcttgaaacgatttttgagTTGTCCttaaaaatcattccaatTCCTTTCCTTCTTTACAGTAGGTATGTACACATAACAGATATGCACAGTAGGCATGTCACAGTTCTTAATGCAATTGATTAAGCTAGTGCCTTTAGGGTATGCGCCAATTATTCCAAAACACATTAGAAACTCGCGATCGCATCAAGTTTCTCTCGTTTTGCCTACTTGCAAACAAGCAGTATGCTAAACTTTCCAATATGGAAGAATCTACCAAACACTTTGAAGCGTTTGCGAGATATTTTCCCCGGAAGACAGGAAGgagaggaaaagttttaatgGGTTTACTTTTGATTCCTTAGCTTTTTGCTTGCCAGAAATAATCATGATTCACTTGAATATGGAAATAACTTTCCCTGGTTTCTCGCGAGGTGCAAGTGTACTTGCCTTTCAAACCAGCGGAATTAGGTAAATCATATTTCACAGAGATTTAGATAATTAACCAGCTTGAAACTGCGGCTTCTCGGTATATTTTGCATTCATTAAAACACATTAATatcaatgtttgaaaaagataaTGAATGCGTAAAACAagcttttgattttatttcaagcCAAACTGATTTTTCCTCGCACTTAGTTTAGAAAACATGCATTTTAAAACTCCACGTAACTAAATGTATGATAAGTAAGGCACTTTCAGTAACtaataatattaaattcaGCTTAAAACGACGAGTATAAATATAACTTTTCTTCGTTCTAATATATTATAAAGAAATAGAACGGTTTGGTAATCTTACAAgagaaagacaaacaaaatctGAGAGTAATTCTCATAACTCGGAGATTTGCCTGCTATTGCACCTAGCACGCGTACGGTGGGCAATCAATCATGAAGGGCATTTTCTATGCTAATCAATCGCCTTCGCTGGCATCGAGCCAATGCGTGTGGCGCATGCATAATTTATCGGAGATCTCGCACCGTTTCTCGTTTCCGATAAACACCGCACGCTACGAAAATTACACAAAAGAAAGCTATCCTATCGACTCGATCAGATCACGCCCGACGCCAACAGTAATGGGGCGCTGACAAGCGCAATATAGTGTCACACCATGCACTCAATCGTCAAGATCATGGAAATTGTGAACAATTTGCATCGTTGGGATTTCCTACTGATTGAAACCAGACGCCAATGGTATCGTGCCTGCCTTGCTTTCCTTCATCGAGAAACTCCCGGGACCATGGAGCCTTTGACGAACAATGGTGAAAGGCACGGCATTGAGCTGCATCGCTCAATCTCTCGTACCATCGCCGACACGAAGGaaataatttatgaattttGATTCCACCAGCCACAAGGAACTCAATCTCCACTGCAGGAAACCCAGCCGAAGCAGGGAAGCACGACGGGAATGGCGTTTTTGAATGCCTTCCAAGCTGATACCACCGAGCGCCTAAGATGGAAGCCGTGAACGACAAACCAAGTGAACACAACGGCTGACGCAGGGAGCGTTtaataaatttgcaaaatttgaatttttattattaaaaattatgatgCTGATTACAGCTGACACGAGGTCTTTGTTGTTCCCGATGGCGATGGCGGTGGAACGATGATTCATTTTCTTGCTCAGCACCGCCTCCAACAACCTGGATGCGATGGGTGAAAGCCTGTATTTCGGTTGCGGCGTTCTGGGCGGGGCGCGAAAGAACCGCTACCGATAAATCATGCCGGAAAACTTTCGCCTCCACAGGGCCAAACATTTGCAGCTCATTTGTAGCCGGTGTGATTGTTTTTGGGGAAAGTTTGCCCAAGTGGCAGTCAAATTTTCTATTAGCGATCCGAGAGCATTGGGTGAAATTTGTCAGCAAGTGCTTCGGGCAACCCGTTGTTTATCGCGCGCTAAGATACTCAACCACGACCCGGATGCATCCTCGTCACTCGCGGTGACACGTGGCAGTTCATCACGCTAGAGGCCGTGCAAGAAACCACGCTCGGTTCGGAGCGAAAATGCCGAATAGTAGTGAGCTTCTCGAGCATCCGGTACCACCGAGATACGCAATAAATTACTGCCAACCCCGACCCGGGCAGCATCATGTTTGTACGAGCGTTGCGGTTTGTGCGACCCCATGGTTGTGTCTTAATTATGCTGACATTTATGTTCCTTCCTGTCGACAGCGTCATAAAAGCGTGCGCGCGGGAACTCTTCACTTCTGTCCGCcgggagagaagaaaagattTCTCTCCCAAGGTGCCCCTCCGGGAGACACACTGCAAGTGAGCTAAGGACGAGGGAACGCGGGTTGGCCGGCCCACAGTTTCGTTACCCGAGTAATAAAATGGACGAACGAACGAGGCTCATCAACATCCATTGCTGCTACCGGGTGGTGCTGGGTGGACCCGGGTTCAGTCAAAACGGATCTATTGGCGTCCAGGGCACGGCGTCACATACTCCGACCTCAAGTCATCTCAAGTACGGACGCTCGACAAATGCGCCACGggcgaccaggcgcctccattgtgAACATACCACACCATCAAAGGGCTGGCCGGTGGGCGCACCGGTGTGGGTGTTACAGCCGCACCGTGTACTAttatgtgtttgtttatgtaaGATTTGCCTGCTCCAATACGGGGCGTGGGAGAACTTTTGTTTCGTACgtcggtgtatgtgtgtgggtgtgtgtgtgtgtgtgtgggcggGGGAGGGGACTCTGGAcatgtaataaaaaataaaaacttccaCCGCGAGATGAAACAATCCGTAGCACGCGCTGCCGTAAACGGTTCGGGCGTGCACCACAAAAGCCGTAAAGTAGTGCCCGGATAGAGCGAGAGGATATTTATGGGCGACCGCTGGACCAGCGTGCCGGAATGGGAGCTCTCGAGTCGGCGAGGCGAAATATCGCATAAATTTTTAATAGAATTTATGGTCATATTTAGCCCCACTTGATAACGGCACTTTCACTTTTCCCGCTTGCCGGTTTGAACAGGCGGGCAAACAAAGTACCTTCAGAAATgtcctcacacacacacacgcgcgcgagCCTGGGCGCTCGTGTTAAGCGACGCCCAACCCGACGTCTGGAACAATCGACAAGATTTCTACATGCGCATTTGGTTGTAGCAATGGTGTAAAAAGCACACTTTACCTGCTTTTCACGGCTCGTTAATCCAAGTGGCCCTTGCTTGCGTCGAAAGTGAGAGGTCTTCCGTCCCGCAGCAAACCACCCGGAACACTTTTGAGCCCCGTACCGGCTGTAATGTTGTGCCGCGGTCGAGGTAATCGATTTTACCATGCCGTTGTAATCGTATGTTATTTTGCTTACCAGCTCCGATGCCAAGGAGAAAGGTTGGTTTTCGGGACCAACGGCGTGTTGTGTCGTTTTGGCGGGTGTTTTAAGGATctctttaaatttttattgactGCATCCTGACGACATCCGTTAAGCCGCCGGGCGTTGTTGGGAAACAGTTGCGCTGTGAGCATCCACTTTATCTCACGAACAGCATCACGCCAACGCCCAGACAGTAGGCAGCTGCCGATGCAAGTGTGTTAAGACCCTCATAAAATATCCTCTAAGCTGTCCGGGTGTCCTCCGGCTTGCAATAATGGGCGTTGGCAGCAAAAGCTcatgaataaatattcaatatCGTTTTTCTATCGTCTGCAATCGTTGTGCTTCTTGTCGTGGGGCAATGTTGCATTCGAAGTAGAGTTCATCCGGGTGCGTTGCCATCAGCCTCTCTGCAGTTCGTTCGGTAGGCTTTAGGTGGGTTTGGGTCCGTGTAAGGATAtgcatttttcattgtaaaCTGTACGCGCTGACAAAGGAAACGATGCACGTCCAACAACGTTTGCCGTCGCGAATCACGTGCCAGTAATGGATACCGTCATTCTGAGCGGGGGCGAACAATAGGAATGGAGTGCATCCGAATGCCGGCACCATCCAATGCAACCATCGAACGGGATCGCCAGTCCACGTATGCACGTTCCCGACTGCCAGGGATCGAAATAAAAGATACACAGTCTCCTCCGTCGGCCAGCACAAGACCGGAATCACATTCGCCGACAACTGCGATACACGTAACGTGGCGAATCTGATTTGCCGTTTTTCATCCaacagcgttttttttttcgctccggAGGTTCCCGGGTCGTTGCAGGAAGTTCCAGTGCAGGCAACGAACTCGATGGCAACGGCGACGAATCACAACGACTCACCGAAACGGTATCGGTTACTGCCGACGCGTTGCCATTGACGTTAAAAGAAACTAACGCTATAAGCCGTCGCACTGGGAACACGAGTCTGGAAGTGGGCCGTGCAGACGGTGCCCGAGTTCCGGTCGCACGATTCGCACACCATCATTTATGTCAATTTACTAATGCTCAATACCTGGTGATTTTGAGGAACTGCTTTTGAACATTCACCTCACGATCTGTCGCAATGCAATAGATCACTGCGCTTCAGGAGCTTACAATTGAACGAAGGAGACCATTTGTTCCCACCATTGCTGTATAGAGGAAACGTATCGCAAGAAGAGTgtgttgtttgctttgtttgaTGATTGGGAAACTGGTCGTTGAACAGATAAACTAATTTTATGAAAAGGGAAGTTTACTTATAAAAACGAGAAATTGTACGTTCAACAAGCAGAATATCATAAAATCCAGAAAACGTGAAATTGGATTTACTAGAAAAAAATTCTTTATCTTGCAGGGAGTTTATGAGGTTAACAAAAATATAGTATGATTTTATGCAGATCCGTTGGCTGAACAAAAACTGATTGGAAAATGTGGCAATGCCGAATGCCGATTTCGCAAtgtgaaaaaagcaaaaatatccTTTAAACCAAACTTGGTCAGAAAAAAAGCGTTGGTGTTAGGTTAACATCGTTTTACGATCAATTCTGAAATTTAGGGAATTTGCGAGTAGATGCTGTTCTATAAATAATGCGTTGATCGCTTCGACCGAAAATCTGTCGAAATAATTGGTTCGCTTTGAATTATTAAGCACGACAGAAAGAGTTACGAATTCATAAGCTACCTTCCATGCAGCGCTCATTCCGTCAATCGTGGAACAGTGGATCCGTACGGACGCGCTCTAATCGATTTGGCAGACTAGTCGGTTGGGACAAAGCTTGTAGCCCACCTGTGCCGTGTGTTACGAGCCATCCGATGGTCTTCTGCGTCAGCTGGTGAATGGTTTTACTCGGATGATGAACAtgtaggaaaaaataaaacggtggCGTTGATATGTGCTCCACTGATCTAGGCACACTGGGGAATTTCGCAGTAGAGTTCGATGCACAACTGATGCCAGAACCATACTTCTGCTGCAACTTTCAGGCATCAAATGCTTTCCATTTGAAGCGGAACATGGCTCAAAGGGTGTGGTCCAAACCATCCGGTAAAGGACAGGTAGTTTCTGTAACGTATGAGATTGGGTCTAAATGCAACGAATGGTTGCGTGTAGTTTTCTGCATCAGTGCACAATTCTATGAAATCGTTCACTCTTGACGCGGTTTTATAGTTTATTCGTTCCAGCGAACTTAAGACGGTTGattattaaaaagtaaaaacttaaattgtgaatgaaaatgtttcagcCATGTTCAATCAACATCTAAATTCTATGCTATTTTATTACTCAAAAATTACCATCATCTAAAACACACTCTCTTATAAACAGTCGTAAGATACGTTTTGAAGAGCGTAAAAATCAATGAATCTGTTGCACACAACCTGACTCTTTGTATATGGTTAGAGGATACAGGCAACCCTACTCGATCGGTGCTTATCGCCTGATGGTTTCCTTGATCCAATCGATGTAAGATGAGACCCTAGTATAGATACCTGGCCAGTCATCCAGTGAACACTGGTACGAAATGACTCCCTCCTGAATCCAGTAGAGTTCACGCACCATAAGTGGCccaccggagtcaccgctgcACGATTCCAGACCAAATTGACCGCCGACACAAAGTTGCTGCGCAGTCAAATTTGATTTTGTCAACTTCTTCTCACATTCCGCTCGGGGGTATATACGCATCATTGCCTTCTGTTTGATGACACTGTGTCCTGTATAGAGAAAAATAGTGAGGCATAAGGTAACGAAATTGACAGGGACAGCTTATCTTCAGGAGTACATACTGTGGCGTCTAGTATGCCCGAATCCGACAACCGCGATCTTCGAGTTCGGCGTTGTTGGGATGAAGTTGCTCGTCGGTAAACATATCGGCTGTACATAGTTGTTGATTTGGGCGTCTTTGTCGAGCCGAATTAACGCGATGTCATTATGCTGGTACTTGCCGTTTTTATCGTACTCAGGGTGCACTATCTGTTCTTCGATGCCAAAGTTTTGTGGAGGATCCGCACAATCTTCCTCCAGTGAATCCGATCCGAAACAGTCTCTCTCGGTGGCGGTATTATGCTCTCCGAGCCGCACAGAAACCCTGGGAAATAAGAAGAGCCTAAGCAAATTTGACGGGTCGGAGCTAATTCGAACGAAGCACGATTTCGCATACAATGTTTCACCATCGTcgatttttttgttcgcaagGCAGTGAGCCGCCGTGAGAACATAACGAGAGTTTATCAGCGAACCACCGCATTTGAACGCCAGTGTGCCTTTCTTCGATCGGTACTGTAACAGCGCGTACCAGGGAAATTCATCGAGCGCCGTAGCATTCCCTGCGAGGATCACGTCGGTGAGCGTATCCAGGCCACACTCCCATTCCTTCGGATCTGGCAAGCTACCGCGTTCGGAGGTGAGGTTTCTGTCCGAAGTCGTCACCCCGTCCGGGCAGCAGATTGTCACTGCGTTCGTTTTGCACTTGAGTTGCTGCAGGAATTCGATCTCATCTTGCGTCAACACCCGGTCGGATTCTAAATATTCATTGTATATGCTAGCACACTGTTTCAACGGTTGACAAATACCATCTCGATGGTCGGGCGTTCGACAACTATCTTGACTGTTCACGGCTTGTTCGGGTCCGAGtaaaaaaagcagcaaaacaaacactggGCCAACGATCCGAAACGCACCCTTCATGATGATCACGACGATTAGAAGAACCAAGATCAACTGAACTGCCAAAACAAAGCGGCGACCTGTAGAAGGCGTtcaagtttataaaaaaaactggttaCCGTCTATTTGTGTAAGTGGAAGCTGCGAATAGCATGGTAATCGGGTTGGTTGTTGATATGATAAcgggtttggtttgttttttaacggCGCACACATATACATATCAATGGGGTTAAATTTGTGTATTCGGAATACAACtgataacaaaaaaacgtTGAAAACGAAGTGCACATAAAAATCCCGTAACAAATTGAACAATAAATGTAATTCGGGAAATTAGACATCAATATGCAGATGAgtaaaaacggttttttcaGTTATGTAAATCCCAATGACTCTTAGCATTTATTCGTGGCACTCGGCCAACTGAATGGCCGAATGAACTggatgaacaaacaaacaaacccaaatATTATTGCACGATGTCATTCTTCAGTTATTTAGTATTTAAACTTTCAAAGTGAATGTAACCCAGGGATTTGGGGAAATCTGtcaataaatgaatgaattctGGTTGTAAAACATAGAGTATGGCATATTCATAATTTGTAACTAATGAAAAGTTGAAAGTTTACTTACAACATATAAAAATCTAAtagaatttgaaaaatggaaGTTTAGAACAAGAAGTATGTAAATTGGCGCCTTCGTGTGGGATTTTTTTGAAACTACTGGATGTCACATCAAACACGTGTAATGATATTTCCAATTGAATTAAACCAAGCATACCATGGTCTGGAATTACTACGTTAAGCGCTCCGTAAGTCCCGTGAAACTGACagagtcatttttttttatttttaggaaATCAGAATATTCGGAACGACCGTAAATTTCGTTTCTTAAAAGAATATCAACGGTTCGCGATGTAGAAACTTTTTGAATAGAAAGTGTCTtggaaatgaacaaaataagCATACAGCCTTAATCCTAAGAATACAGCCCTAAATACCAGGTTGGGACTTTTTATAACGTCCAAAACCAACACCATTCACCCTCACAGAATCCCAGATATGGACCCGATGATTCTGTTCGTAAACGGTCAATCTCTAGCAAGGATGCGTTGAAGCGCTCATTGCAAGAAGAATGGGGCAGAATACAACCCAACGTCACGGCAAATTTGGTCTATTCCATGCCACGTAGAGTAAAAAGTGCAATTGAATCAAAGGGATACCCTACAGAATATTAAATCTTGCCACTTTATTCTGGTTGTCTCAAAAATAGAACAATAATACGAAATagatgaaaaacttttaacgTTTATAGTAAATGAATTTTATCTATGTAATATGTTGCCATTTTCACCTGCGCTTTGTAAGTTTTACTAGCAAATTTGAATGATACATAAGAATCGACCAACCTTCTACCAAACATGAccgtttaaatttatttcttgaGCCTCTTTCTTAAACGCTCCAAATCATGGGTTTCCTAAGAAATTTTAGTTCAGacgaatattttttaaactcacTGTATACTCGTTGATGGTTAGTTATTCGTACCATTTTACTGTGATAGTGTCCAGAAGGAGTGGTAAATTGTTAGAACTTGTttcaaagctttttttttatt from Anopheles coustani chromosome 3, idAnoCousDA_361_x.2, whole genome shotgun sequence harbors:
- the LOC131262646 gene encoding CLIP domain-containing serine protease B10-like, whose translation is MKGAFRIVGPVFVLLLFLLGPEQAVNSQDSCRTPDHRDGICQPLKQCASIYNEYLESDRVLTQDEIEFLQQLKCKTNAVTICCPDGVTTSDRNLTSERGSLPDPKEWECGLDTLTDVILAGNATALDEFPWYALLQYRSKKGTLAFKCGGSLINSRYVLTAAHCLANKKIDDGETLVSVRLGEHNTATERDCFGSDSLEEDCADPPQNFGIEEQIVHPEYDKNGKYQHNDIALIRLDKDAQINNYVQPICLPTSNFIPTTPNSKIAVVGFGHTRRHRHSVIKQKAMMRIYPRAECEKKLTKSNLTAQQLCVGGQFGLESCSGDSGGPLMVRELYWIQEGVISYQCSLDDWPGIYTRVSSYIDWIKETIRR